CAACATCGAGATGGTGGTGAATCTCATCACGCCGATCGCGATGGACAAGGAGCTGCGCTTCGCGATCCGCGAGGGCGGCCGCACGGTGGGTGCGGGCGTCGTCGCCGAGATCGTCGAGTAGAGGTGGCAGGGGTCGAAGCGATTCTAGGCGCGTAGCACAACTGGTAGTGCACCGGACTCCAAATCCGGGGGTTGGGGGTTCGAGTCCCTCCGCGCCTGCCACGGAGATGAGATGGCCAAGGACGTCGTAGAGCGGGAGTCGGCCTCCGGGGGGTGGGTACAGGCCACCCGGGGCTACCTCGAGGACGTCCTGGCCGAGCTGCGGAAGGTCACCTTCCCGCAGCGCAAGGAGGCGGTTGCGGGCACGGTCGGCGTGATCGTGGTCGTCGGTGTGATCACGCTGGTGCTCGGGGTGGTGGACATGGTCCTCGCCTGGGGCGTGGGGAAGGTGCTGCCGTGAGCGAAGAGACGCCGCCGCTGCCTTCCGGGCCCCGGGAGGAGCAGGACCGGCCGGCGGAGAGCCGGCCGGCACCCGCGCCGCCCGCGGAGAAGCGCTGGTACATCGTGCACACGTACTCGGGGCACGAGCAGAAGGCGAAGCAGGGCCTGCTCGAGGCCGCGCGGCTGAAGGGCAAGGAAGGCCTCTTCGACGAGATCCTGATCCCGGAGGAGCAGGTGGTCGAGGTCGTGAAGGGGGAGAAGCGCACCTCGAAGCGCAAGTTCTTCCCCGGCTACATCCTCGTCCGGATGGTCCTCAACGACGAGACCTGGCACATCGTGCGGGGCACCCCGCGCATCACCGGCTTCGTCGGAGGCGGCGGCAACAAGCCCACCCCGATCTCCGACGACGAAGTGGCGCGCATGACCGCGCAGATCAAGGAAGGCGCGGTCAAGCCCAAGCCCAAGATCAAGTTCGAGGAGGGCGAGAACGTGCGCGTGACGAGCGGCCCGTTCGCGAACTTCCAGGGCTTCGTCGACGAGGTCCGCCCGGACAAGGAGAAGGTCCGGGTCATGGTGCAGGTCTTCGGCCGGGCCACCCCGGTGGAGCTCGACTACACGCAGCTCGAGAAGGCGTAACGGCGCGCGATCGCTACGGACGGCGGGCACGCCGCCGCTGCCCTTGCATCCCGCGCGCTTGCAGCGGATGAGCCCGGCGAGCCGGGACGGGCCAGGACGAGACGGAACGGAGAAGGGCGCAAGTGGCAAAGAAGGTCGTCGCGATCGTGAAGCTGCAGTGCCCCGCCGGTGCGGCCAACCCCGCGCCCCCGGTGGGCCCCGCGCTCGGCCAGCACGGCGTCAACATCATGGAGTTCTGCAAGGCGTTCAACGCACGCACGCAGGACAAGCAGGGGCTGATCATTCCGGCGCTGATCACGATCTACGCCGATCGCAGCTTCACCTTCGAGCTGAAGACGCCGCCGGCCGCGGTCCTGCTCAAGAAGGCCGCGAAGGTCGAGAAGGGCTCGGGCGAGCCCAACCGCACCAAGGTCGGCACCGTCACGAAGGCACAGGTACGGGAGATCGCGCAGCTCAAGCTGCCGGATCTCAATGCCAACGACATCGATGCCGCGATGAACATCGTCGCCGGGACGGCCCGCTCGATGGGCCTCGACGTGGTGGAGGGCTGATGCCGCAGAGCAAGCGGATGAAGGCGTCGCTGGCCGCGGTCGACCGCACGCGGGCGTACCCGCTGCGCGAGGCCGTGGACATCCTGAAGGCCGCCCCGACCACCAAGTTCGACGAGAGCGTCGACCTCGCGGTGAACCTCGGTGTCGACCCCAAGCACGCGGACCAGATGGTGCGCGGCGGCATCGTCCTGCCGCACGGCACGGGCAAGACCGTGCGCATCCTGGTCTTTGCCAAGGGCGAGAAGGAGAAGGAGGCGCGCGAGGCGGGCGCCGACTTCGTGGGCGCCGACGACCTGGCCAAGAAGATCACCGACGAGAGCTGGCTCGAC
This DNA window, taken from Deltaproteobacteria bacterium, encodes the following:
- the tuf gene encoding elongation factor Tu (EF-Tu; promotes GTP-dependent binding of aminoacyl-tRNA to the A-site of ribosomes during protein biosynthesis; when the tRNA anticodon matches the mRNA codon, GTP hydrolysis results; the inactive EF-Tu-GDP leaves the ribosome and release of GDP is promoted by elongation factor Ts; many prokaryotes have two copies of the gene encoding EF-Tu), with protein sequence NIEMVVNLITPIAMDKELRFAIREGGRTVGAGVVAEIVE
- the secE gene encoding preprotein translocase subunit SecE yields the protein MAKDVVERESASGGWVQATRGYLEDVLAELRKVTFPQRKEAVAGTVGVIVVVGVITLVLGVVDMVLAWGVGKVLP
- the nusG gene encoding transcription termination/antitermination protein NusG, which encodes MVHTYSGHEQKAKQGLLEAARLKGKEGLFDEILIPEEQVVEVVKGEKRTSKRKFFPGYILVRMVLNDETWHIVRGTPRITGFVGGGGNKPTPISDDEVARMTAQIKEGAVKPKPKIKFEEGENVRVTSGPFANFQGFVDEVRPDKEKVRVMVQVFGRATPVELDYTQLEKA
- the rplK gene encoding 50S ribosomal protein L11, yielding MAKKVVAIVKLQCPAGAANPAPPVGPALGQHGVNIMEFCKAFNARTQDKQGLIIPALITIYADRSFTFELKTPPAAVLLKKAAKVEKGSGEPNRTKVGTVTKAQVREIAQLKLPDLNANDIDAAMNIVAGTARSMGLDVVEG